In Aegilops tauschii subsp. strangulata cultivar AL8/78 chromosome 3, Aet v6.0, whole genome shotgun sequence, one genomic interval encodes:
- the LOC141020675 gene encoding uncharacterized protein, whose translation MGHAADAGRDRLSNLRDDVLGHILSFLDAKEAGRAAALSSRWRDVLGSVHTVSLEQPERPYFIYDRDSLHDRGVARRLIAAVNAALFSRDRRPYPAAAAVPLRALRVSLEGYEYDPDDKSRVDLYLSYALRHAAPEFDLDLRFGRESACGRYDRLDAADADDDGNVAVYSPIEVRAVAVNPPRKSPESNDHYSHRVRPEDEDDVSSSDDDERVARPWNRPSLEYTVLSGLFSCATLRSLRLGYCRLSPPVAIRLPSLETLHLTHVPDEEEHLQRLISSCPRLADLTLEACGTMTALSLLDNMRLRRLALRCCHRLARLAVDAPELHCLEYRGPVPDDSFLTVRGGGGGFPAVTSCKIDILEEATSEEELANLGSFLQQSALTTKHLHLCSARMGSCFVKLPAFPSLRHLELNGSVPRTDDPVVVAAWMSSILRQAPNLEFLSLFFEAAPRADGHFVDGGHSIGELLDAHHLHYSRYDTLDYAPAMVPACLGSRVRKMELLQYQGGRAQRTLARFLLRNAPVLEQLYCGLAEGPEWVQRELMREMEGWVVNETASKEFH comes from the coding sequence ATGGGTCACGCCGCCGACGCCGGACGCGACCGCCTGAGCAACCTCCGCGACGACGTGCTCGGCCACATCCTCTCCTTCCTCGACGCCAAGGAGGCCGGCCGCGCCGCGGCGCTCTCGTCGCGGTGGCGCGACGTCTTGGGCAGCGTCCACACCGTCTCCctggagcagccggagcggcccTACTTCATCTACGACCGCGACAGCCTGCACGACCGCGGCGTGGCGCGGCGCCTCATCGCCGCCGTCAATGCCGCCCTCTTTTCGCGCGACCGGCGCCCCTACCCTGCCGCCGCTGCGGTGCCCCTGCGAGCGCTCCGCGTGTCACTGGAAGGGTACGAGTACGACCCCGACGACAAGTCCAGGGTGGACCTGTACCTCTCCTACGCCCTGAGGCATGCCGCCCCCGAGTTTGACCTCGACCTCCGCTTCGGCCGCGAGTCCGCCTGCGGTCGCTACGACCGCTTGGACGCCGCCGATGCGGATGACGATGGCAATGTCGCCGTCTATAGCCCAATCGAGGTTCGAGCCGTCGCTGTGAATCCGCCGAGGAAGTCTCCCGAGTCCAACGACCATTATTCCCACAGGGTGCGCCCCGAAGACGAAGACGATGTCTCGTCCAGCGACGACGACGAGAGGGTTGCTCGACCGTGGAATCGGCCGTCCCTGGAGTACACCGTACTGAGTGGGCTCTTCTCCTGTGCCACGTTGCGATCCCTCCGCCTCGGCTACTGCAGGCTCTCCCCGCCGGTGGCCATCAGGCTACCGTCGCTCGAGACGCTCCACCTCACCCACGTCCCCGACGAGGAGGAGCATTTGCAGAGGCTCATCTCCTCCTGCCCGCGGCTTGCGGACCTGacgctcgaggcctgcggcaccATGACCGCGCTCTCCCTCTTGGACAACATGCGACTCCGTAGGCTGGCCCTCCGGTGCTGCCACAGGCTGGCCAGGCTCGCCGTCGACGCACCAGAGCTCCACTGCTTGGAGTACCGCGGCCCAGTCCCCGACGACTCATTCCTCACCgtgcgtggcggcggcggcggcttcccggCCGTCACATCGTGCAAGATCGACATCCTCGAGGAGGCCACGtcggaggaggagctcgccaatCTCGGCTCGTTCCTGCAACAGTCGGCCTTGACCACGAAACACCTCCACCTATGCTCCGCTCGCATGGGCTCCTGCTTCGTGAAACTCCCGGCGTTCCCTTCCCTCCGCCACCTCGAGCTGAACGGAAGTGTGCCGCGCACCGATGaccccgtcgtcgtcgccgcgtGGATGAGCAGCATTCTTCGGCAGGCCCCAAACCTGGAGTTCCTGTCACTTTTTTTCGAAGCAGCGCCTCGCGCCGACGGCCACTTCGTCGACGGTGGGCACAGCATAGGGGAGCTCCTGGACGCGCACCATCTCCACTACTCCCGGTACGACACCCTCGACTACGCGCCGGCGATGGTCCCGGCGTGCCTCGGGAGCCGGGTGAGGAAGATGGAGTTGCTGCAGTACCAGGGCGGCAGAGCGCAGAGGACGCTGGCCAGGTTCTTGCTCCGCAACGCGCCGGTTCTTGAGCAGCTCTACTGTGGACTCGCGGAGGGGCCGGAGTGGGTTCAGAGGGAATTGATGCGCGAGATGGAAGGCTGGGTGGTGAATGAGACAGCAAGCAAGGAGTTCCATTGA